DNA from Triticum aestivum cultivar Chinese Spring chromosome 7D, IWGSC CS RefSeq v2.1, whole genome shotgun sequence:
TCCGTTCTTGGAGAAGCTAGCTAGCGGCGAGCGAGCATGGCGTTGGGACTCCGGGAAGGCGGCGCCGGCGAGCTGCAGGGCAAGGAGGGTAGCGGTGAggccacggcggcggctccggcgtacCGCTACGCCGCGACCGACTCGTTCGCCTACGATGACATGCCGCCGCTGCCGCAGCAGATGGACCGGCAGCCGTCCGTGGTGCTCGGCGGGGAGGGGATGCTCGGCGACGGCCGGATCCCGGCGTCCGTGTTCGAGCGGGACACGTCGGAGACCGGCAGGGACTGGAGCATGATGTCCACCGAGTCGGTGTTCGGGCTCCAGGTCGCGCCCTCCTGCGACTTCACCGGCTACTTCCTCTCGCACCCGGAGCTCATGGACATAGCCACGCCGCCCCGCGACAGCTCCGCCGACGTCGCCCGCCCCTCCGCCACGTCCACGCCGCGGCAGTTCAACGCCGTCCCGGAGCTCGGCGACGCCGCCCCGAGCTACTCCTTCGCCTTCCCCAAGTACGCCACGCCTTTGGTCACTTCTTTGTTCTTTCGCATTACATGCACGTTCGTTCGGTAAAATTCCGAGCTAATGCACAAGCACAACGCTTGCTCGATCATATGTGCAGTCTGATGGAGGACAGGAGGTACAGCTCCAAGAAATCTCGGCAATCTATCGACATGCCGCCGACGCCGAGAACGGCAGAGTCGGGGGAGCCGGCAGCGGAGACGACGG
Protein-coding regions in this window:
- the LOC543126 gene encoding uncharacterized protein, encoding MALGLREGGAGELQGKEGSGEATAAAPAYRYAATDSFAYDDMPPLPQQMDRQPSVVLGGEGMLGDGRIPASVFERDTSETGRDWSMMSTESVFGLQVAPSCDFTGYFLSHPELMDIATPPRDSSADVARPSATSTPRQFNAVPELGDAAPSYSFAFPNLMEDRRYSSKKSRQSIDMPPTPRTAESGEPAAETTAPEKASSKPEAEPEAPKGGMFSWMPCCS